One segment of Castanea sativa cultivar Marrone di Chiusa Pesio chromosome 3, ASM4071231v1 DNA contains the following:
- the LOC142627838 gene encoding nodulin-related protein 2-like: protein MNFLSDLQKKSNTSSETRLPEEKNDQNQHPHQHHQPSNAELMASAKVLAEAGQTTISQGANKVDKARVAGAAGDRLEAASSYGKLEETSYGKYVEKAETYLDQYGNPSSKSQSHSTTTTTTTPSHSSTPSTTTDSEPHSAAGGGDHEIEGNTESGAGDYLKMAQGFLKK from the coding sequence ATGAACTTTCTTTCAGATCTTCAGAAGAAATCCAACACTTCTTCTGAGACTCGCCTCCCTGAAGAAAAGAATGACCAAAACCAACACCCACACCAACACCACCAACCATCAAACGCTGAGCTCATGGCCAGTGCCAAGGTGTTAGCTGAGGCAGGCCAAACCACTATTAGCCAGGGAGCAAACAAAGTTGACAAGGCCAGGGTAGCTGGAGCAGCTGGTGATCGTTTGGAAGCTGCCTCTAGCTATGGAAAGTTGGAAGAAACGAGCTATGGCAAGTATGTGGAAAAGGCTGAGACTTATCTCGACCAATATGGCAACCCCTCCTCCAAATCTCAATCCcattccaccaccaccaccaccaccactcctAGCCACTCCTCCACCCCTTCCACCACCACTGACTCAGAACCACACTCAGCAGCAGGTGGTGGTGATCATGAAATTGAAGGCAATACTGAAAGTGGGGCTGGGGACTACTTGAAGATGGCTCAAGGTTTCTTGAAGAAATGA